The Kogia breviceps isolate mKogBre1 chromosome 4, mKogBre1 haplotype 1, whole genome shotgun sequence genome window below encodes:
- the CCL25 gene encoding C-C motif chemokine 25 isoform X1, with protein MNPWLLVCLVACFVGAWAPPVHAQGAFEDCCLAYHGAARRSMLRYAQSYHRQDVSGSCNLPAVIFFFPQKNKMVCGKPGARWVQIGMKILDARKKTQLKAHHGTRRNFQVPPSGVRKLSSGTSMLPLSKFSGPTGNSKRKTSLLTTANPGNIQARPTCECLQEGRNEHIPSRS; from the exons ATGAATCCGTGGCTCCTGGTCTGCCTGGTGGCCTGCTTCGTGGGTGCCTGGGCTCCCCCTGTCCACGCTCAAG GTGCTTTTGAGGACTGCTGCCTGGCCTACCACGGCGCAGCAAGACGGTCCATGCTCCGGTACGCCCAGAGTTACCATCGCCAGGACGTGAGCGGGAGCTGCAACCTGCCTGCGGTGAT ATTCTTCTtcccccagaaaaacaagatgGTGTGTGGGAAGCCAGGGGCCAGATGGGTGCAGATTGGGATGAAGATCCTGGATGCTCGGAAGAAGACCCAGTTAAAGGCCCACCACGGCACCCGGAGAAACTTCCAGG TCCCTCCTTCTGGGGTGAGGAAGTTGAGCTCTGGAACCTCCATGCTACCATTGTCGAAGTTTAGCGGTCCCACCGGAAACAGCAAGAGGAAAACCTCCCTCCTGACAACAGCTAATCCAG gaaacatccaggccaggcccacctgtgaatgtctgcaggaaggaagaaatgaacacatcccctCCAGAAGCTGA
- the CCL25 gene encoding C-C motif chemokine 25 isoform X2: MNPWLLVCLVACFVGAWAPPVHAQGAFEDCCLAYHGAARRSMLRYAQSYHRQDVSGSCNLPAVIFFFPQKNKMVCGKPGARWVQIGMKILDARKKTQLKAHHGTRRNFQVPPSGVRKLSSGTSMLPLSKFSGPTGNSKRKTSLLTTANPAHRKHPGQAHL; the protein is encoded by the exons ATGAATCCGTGGCTCCTGGTCTGCCTGGTGGCCTGCTTCGTGGGTGCCTGGGCTCCCCCTGTCCACGCTCAAG GTGCTTTTGAGGACTGCTGCCTGGCCTACCACGGCGCAGCAAGACGGTCCATGCTCCGGTACGCCCAGAGTTACCATCGCCAGGACGTGAGCGGGAGCTGCAACCTGCCTGCGGTGAT ATTCTTCTtcccccagaaaaacaagatgGTGTGTGGGAAGCCAGGGGCCAGATGGGTGCAGATTGGGATGAAGATCCTGGATGCTCGGAAGAAGACCCAGTTAAAGGCCCACCACGGCACCCGGAGAAACTTCCAGG TCCCTCCTTCTGGGGTGAGGAAGTTGAGCTCTGGAACCTCCATGCTACCATTGTCGAAGTTTAGCGGTCCCACCGGAAACAGCAAGAGGAAAACCTCCCTCCTGACAACAGCTAATCCAG ctcacaggaaacatccaggccaggcccacctgtga
- the CCL25 gene encoding C-C motif chemokine 25 isoform X3 translates to MNPWLLVCLVACFVGAWAPPVHAQGAFEDCCLAYHGAARRSMLRYAQSYHRQDVSGSCNLPAVIFFFPQKNKMVCGKPGARWVQIGMKILDARKKTQLKAHHGTRRNFQVPPSGVRKLSSGTSMLPLSKFSGPTGNSKRKTSLLTTANPGP, encoded by the exons ATGAATCCGTGGCTCCTGGTCTGCCTGGTGGCCTGCTTCGTGGGTGCCTGGGCTCCCCCTGTCCACGCTCAAG GTGCTTTTGAGGACTGCTGCCTGGCCTACCACGGCGCAGCAAGACGGTCCATGCTCCGGTACGCCCAGAGTTACCATCGCCAGGACGTGAGCGGGAGCTGCAACCTGCCTGCGGTGAT ATTCTTCTtcccccagaaaaacaagatgGTGTGTGGGAAGCCAGGGGCCAGATGGGTGCAGATTGGGATGAAGATCCTGGATGCTCGGAAGAAGACCCAGTTAAAGGCCCACCACGGCACCCGGAGAAACTTCCAGG TCCCTCCTTCTGGGGTGAGGAAGTTGAGCTCTGGAACCTCCATGCTACCATTGTCGAAGTTTAGCGGTCCCACCGGAAACAGCAAGAGGAAAACCTCCCTCCTGACAACAGCTAATCCAG GACCATGA